A segment of the bacterium genome:
TCCCGGATTCGTGGAGCGGCAGCCCGGCGGTCACGACCACCGAGTCGCCCGACACCACGTGCCCGGCATCCAGCGCCAAGCGAAGCGCGTCGCGCTCCATCTCCTCGAGGGTCTCCCCGTCCGGCGAGAAGAAGGGCAGGGCCCCCCAGACCAGGGCCAGCCGGCGGCAGATCG
Coding sequences within it:
- a CDS encoding pyruvate kinase alpha/beta domain-containing protein, whose translation is ICRRLALVWGALPFFSPDGETLEEMERDALRLALDAGHVVSGDSVVVTAGLPLHESGRTNLIKIVTVP